From Bacteroidota bacterium, one genomic window encodes:
- a CDS encoding COX15/CtaA family protein yields MKSNNKQIAIWLFTGCFLIFGMVVIGGITRLTGSGLSITEWKPIMGAIPPLNDAEWDIAFQKYQQIPQFQKINYHFELSDFKTIFWWEFIHRLLGRLIGIVFIIPFLWFLVKKKFDSVTIKKMLFLFLLGGIQGFLGWFMVSSGLAERTSVSHIRLAIHLMFAFITFAFTFYYGLELIYSEKKETVPNKKLSALNKLVFVVLSIQIIYGAFVAGLHAGKIHNTFPLMSGQVIPTGMNAMQPTWLNIFDNPVTVQFIHRFLAFTLLFLVAWFYVESGKEKLNNFQKKGIHILIAAIGIQFLLGVITVLTQANIVMASVHQIGAFFLFSASIYLLFHFRKAA; encoded by the coding sequence ATGAAATCGAATAATAAGCAAATTGCAATCTGGCTTTTTACCGGTTGTTTTTTGATCTTCGGAATGGTTGTCATTGGTGGTATTACCCGCTTAACAGGTTCCGGACTATCAATTACAGAATGGAAACCGATCATGGGTGCAATACCGCCTCTCAATGATGCTGAATGGGATATCGCCTTCCAGAAATATCAGCAGATCCCGCAATTTCAAAAAATAAATTATCATTTCGAGCTCTCAGATTTCAAAACAATTTTCTGGTGGGAATTTATTCATCGTCTGTTAGGCAGATTGATCGGAATTGTTTTTATCATTCCTTTCCTCTGGTTTTTGGTAAAGAAAAAATTTGATTCGGTTACAATTAAAAAAATGCTCTTCCTTTTTCTTCTGGGAGGGATTCAGGGATTTTTAGGATGGTTCATGGTAAGCAGTGGGCTCGCAGAGCGAACAAGTGTTAGCCATATCCGGCTTGCTATCCATCTGATGTTTGCATTCATCACATTTGCCTTTACATTTTACTATGGCTTGGAACTTATTTACAGTGAGAAAAAAGAAACAGTCCCAAACAAAAAACTTTCAGCATTAAACAAGTTAGTCTTTGTTGTTTTGTCGATACAGATAATCTACGGCGCATTCGTTGCCGGACTCCACGCCGGAAAAATTCACAATACATTTCCATTAATGAGCGGACAGGTTATTCCAACAGGAATGAATGCAATGCAACCAACATGGTTAAACATTTTTGATAATCCTGTAACAGTTCAGTTCATTCACAGATTTCTTGCATTCACACTACTTTTTCTTGTAGCATGGTTTTATGTAGAATCAGGAAAAGAAAAGTTGAACAATTTTCAGAAAAAAGGAATTCACATTCTCATTGCAGCAATTGGAATTCAGTTTTTACTTGGAGTGATTACCGTTCTTACGCAGGCCAATATTGTAATGGCTTCTGTTCATCAGATCGGAGCATTCTTCCTTTTCAGCGCAAGTATCTATTTGTTGTTTCATTTCAGAAAAGCTGCATAA